The Etheostoma cragini isolate CJK2018 chromosome 5, CSU_Ecrag_1.0, whole genome shotgun sequence genome contains a region encoding:
- the LOC117944755 gene encoding ubiquitin-associated protein 2-like isoform X5 — MMTSVVSNQARGTRDRTLPTTTQTTQPQKQIQPTAEQIRLAQMIYDKNDADFEDKVKQLIEVTGKTQDECMVALHDCNEDVNRAINFLLESTSDINSWETVGKKRSLGKEGGPSEIKENREKKGGEREASRGRGASNRRGRGISRGREGRFEENGFEVAPGERGGDRGRRGRGRGAGVRGRGRAAAGNRFSSQGMGIFNPADYTANSRARQEAWDGNETAEGTGTWTGNGEDWASEDWNEDLSETKVFTASSPPANHIAPGSNVDLASLLPKTGVAVGGSMDSDLGAIVDGPSAEDLGQSLVFTNSHHNGRTATHSYAHATANSYAHAASASTNYAHAALSSVLGSGFGSLNAPKPTPASDIRTSEQLNGPRLGQRASQPLATASSISVPKDAGPPSLQNSAPAFSPSVEVKAQRVENGPVTAHHMEMKLQPEPSAVLSQLAQRQQQSSILPTTEPPGLSHAPQVPTPPGHESSVPHMRDGVSPGVKLPGMEPSVTEPPQRQLKTQRRRVPPLSKIPSSAVEMPGSADIPGLNVQFGALDFGSEAGSGTGDMAQTSARERAQVQGPAPVPMSLPTAVPTHQPQTSLFSKQPGSVSDHMSSLPTLPLAVSDPNFPSPSLGLPSVTPSPSMGLPSAAAPQSSAAPTTASRVESSGPRSLPPHLAFSQSNDVPSAAVLTNGYSGMKTQSTQDTTSSSRTVKNESPVMTSDSGHHVSSPAVALSHSTPIPSLSSHVTSSHSSGSALATSSTLTQISNEESNSSGNLHAYSSSSQAVHSGSSAALAVTSSITNGLNHPSGAPGLTPNGTLSVAGNRTAPLLTTTSGKAPPNLAQGVPPLLANQYIMGPGGLLPAYPQIYGYEDLQMLQSRLPMDYYGVTFPGTTATMPGRESLANNPYSGEATKFGRNDSSSPAPPTSLSTAGVQSQPQQAPQAGTQGQGQGQQTQNQAFLNPPLPPGYGYTGLPYYAGVPGVPSAFQYGPAVFVPPAPAKQPAMGLANPSNQYHQQHQPSYGQHAYGTAPGLSGSGTSGGVPDMGGSIYSKAQSFDKQGFHTGTPPPFSLPSALGGTGPLNPGGAPGYAPAPFLHILPPHQQPHSQLLHHHLTQDGQTGPGQRGQSSSMQQKTQGSKSSYGNSPYWAN; from the exons atgatgaCTTCAGTGGTCAGCAATCAAGCCCGGGGGACTCGGGACAGAACGCTGCCCACcaccacacaaacaacacagccACAGAAACAGATACAG CCCACAGCAGAACAGATTCGTTTAGCCCAAATGATCTATGACAAAAATGATGCTGACTTTGAAGACAAGGTCAAACAG CTGATTGAGGTCACTGGGAAGACTCAAGATGAGTGCATGGTAGCCCTCCATGACTGCAACGAAGATGTGAACAGAGCAATCAATTTTCTGCTGGAGAGCACCTCTGACATA AACTCCTGGGAGACTGTGGGGAAGAAGCGGAGCCTTGGGAAAGAAGGAGGACCCTCAGAGATAAAGGAAAACagggagaagaaaggaggagagagggaggctAGTCGCGGACGTGGGGCATCCAACAGGAGGGGTAGAGGCATCAGCCGAGGGCGAGAAG GTCGGTTTGAGGAGAATGGGTTTGAGGTGGCTcctggagagagaggtggagacCGTGGACGCAGGGGGCGGGGCAGAg ggGCAGGGGTTCGCGGTAGAGGAAGAGCAGCGGCTGGCAACAGGTTCTCCTCCCAGGGAATGGG CATCTTCAATCCTGCTGACTACACAGCTAACTCTCGAGCTCGCCAGGAGGCATGGGACGGCAACGAAACTGCTGAGGGAACTG GAACATGGACAGGCAATGGGGAAGACTGGGCTTCAGAGGACTGGAATGAGGAT TTGTCTGAGACTAAAGTATTCACTGCCTCTTCTCCTCCAGCAAACCACATCGCACCTGGATCCAA TGTGGACCTGGCTAGCCTGCTGCCAAAGACTGGAGTGGCTGTCGGGGGTTCTATGGACTCTGACTTGGGGGCGATAGTTGATGGTCCCTCAGCCGAGGATTTGGGCCAAAGCCTGGTGTTCACCAATTCCCACCACAATGGACGCACCGCAACACACAGCTACGCACACGCCACAGCCAACAGCTACGCCCATGCTGCCTCTGCTAGTACCAACTATGCACATGCTGCGCTG TCCTCAGTCCTGGGTTCTGGTTTTGGGTCCCTGAATGCGCCTAAGCCAACGCCTGCCTCTGACATCAGGACATCGGAGCAGCTCAACGGCCCTCGGCTTGGTCAGAGAGCCAGTCAGCCATTGGCCACCGCCAGCAGCATTAGTGTTCCCAAAGATGCGGGGCCACCTTCACTACAGAACTCTGCTCCTGCTTTCTCCCCCTCTGTAGAAGTTAAGGCTCAAAGAGTGGAGAACGGCCCTGTTACCGCCCACCACA TGGAGATGAAGCTTCAACCAGAACCATCAGCGGTGCTCAGCCAGCTGGCTCAGAGGCAACAACAGTCCTCCATCCTTCCAACCACAGAGCCTCCAGGTCTGTCGCATGCTCCACAGGTCCCCACACCGCCAG GTCATGAGTCCTCTGTTCCGCATATGAGAGATGGAGTTTCTCCAGGAGTGAAGTTGCCTGGCATGGAGCCTTCTGTTACAGAACCCCCTCAGcggcagctaaagacacagaggcGCAGAGTACCTCCCCTCTCAAAG ATACCATCGTCTGCAGTGGAGATGCCGGGCTCGGCAGATATACCTGGCCTGAATGTTCAATTTGGGGCTCTTGATTTTGGGTCTGAGGCTGGTAGTGGAACAGGAGACATGGCGCAGACGTCAGCCAGGGAACGTGCCCAAGTTCAGGGCCCAGCTCCAGTACCTATGTCTCTCCCTACTGCTGTTCCCACACATCAGCCGCAGACCAGCCTGTTCTCCAAGCAGCCAGGAtctgtgag TGACCACATGAGCAGCTTACCCACCTTACCCTTAGCTGTATCAGATCCCAACTTCCCCTCACCATCCTTGGGCTTACCCAGTGTCACGCCCTCCCCCTCCATGGGTCTTCCCAGTGCAGCTGCTCCACAATCTTCGGCAGCTCCTACCACAGCCAGTCGTGTGGAGAGCAGTGGTCCAAGGTCCCTGCCACCTCATCTGGCCTTCTCTCAGAGCAACGATGTCCCCTCAGCTGCTGTCCTTACA AATGGCTACAGTGGAATGAAGACACAGAGCACACAGGACA CTACGTCATCGTCTAGAACAGTGAAAAATGAGTCTCCCGTTATGACGAGTGACAGTGGCCACCACGTCTCCTCCCCTGCAGTTGCACTTTCCCACTCAACACCCATCCCCTCGCTCAGCAG TCATGTGACCAGTTCTCACTCATCTGGATCGGCCCTCGCCACGAGCTCCACCCTTACT CAGATAAGTAACGAGGAGAGCAACAGTAGCGGCAACCTCCATGCCTATTCGTCGTCCAGCCAAGCTGTCCATTCCGGTTCTTCGGCTGCCCTGGCTGTCACAAGCTCAATCACCAATGGCCTCAATCACCCCTCTGGAGCACCTGGACTAACTCCTAATGGCACACTCTCAGTTGCAGGAAACCGCACGGCACCCCTGCTCACAACCACCTCTG GTAAAGCTCCTCCAAACTTGGCCCAAGGGGTTCCCCCTCTCTTGGCCAACCAGTACATCATGGGCCCTGGTGGCTTGCTCCCTGCTTACCCG CAGATCTATGGATACGAGGATTTGCAAATGCTGCAGTCTCGCCTTCCTATG GATTATTATGGTGTAACATTCCCTGGTACTACGGCTACTATGCCTGGAAGAGAGAGTCTGGCCAACAATCCATATTCTG GGGAAGCAACAAAGTTTGGCAGAAATGATTCGTCATCTCCAGCTCCCCCAACCAGCTTGTCCACAGCCGGGGTGCAGTCCCAGCCCCAGCAGGCTCCGCAAGCAGGAACACAGGGGCAGGGCCAGGGTCAGCAAACACAGAACCAGGCCTTCCTCAACCCCCCTCTGCCTCCTGGCTATGGATACACTg GTCTTCCGTACTACGCTGGTGTGCCTGGGGTTCCTTCAGCCTTTCAGTATGGCCCGGCAGTCTTTGTGCCTCCTGCTCCGGCCAAGCAACCTGCAATGGGCCTGGCCAATCCCTCTAATCAGTATCACCAACAGCATCAGCCAAGTTACGGACAGCACGCATATGGCACAG CACCAGGGCTATCAGGGTCGGGTACCAGTGGAGGAGTTCCTGACATGGGTGGTTCAATCTACAGCAAAGCTCAG TCATTTGACAAGCAGGGCTTCCACACGGGGACACCGCCTCCCTTCAGCCTTCCTTCAGCGCTGGGAGGAACAGGGCCCCTGAACCCTGGGGGGGCTCCTGGCTATGCCCCTGCTCCCTTCCTGCATATCCTGCCACCGCACCAACAGCCCCACTCCCAGCTGCTGCACCATCACCTCACACAGGATGGACAG ACTGGTCCTGGTCAGCGTGGCCAGTCCAGCAGCATGCAGCAGAAAACCCAAGGCAGCAAGTCCAGCTATGGCAACTCCCCCTACTGGGCCAACTGA
- the LOC117944755 gene encoding ubiquitin-associated protein 2-like isoform X4, producing MMTSVVSNQARGTRDRTLPTTTQTTQPQKQIQPTAEQIRLAQMIYDKNDADFEDKVKQLIEVTGKTQDECMVALHDCNEDVNRAINFLLESTSDINSWETVGKKRSLGKEGGPSEIKENREKKGGEREASRGRGASNRRGRGISRGREGRFEENGFEVAPGERGGDRGRRGRGRGAGVRGRGRAAAGNRFSSQGMGIFNPADYTANSRARQEAWDGNETAEGTGTWTGNGEDWASEDWNEDLSETKVFTASSPPANHIAPGSNVDLASLLPKTGVAVGGSMDSDLGAIVDGPSAEDLGQSLVFTNSHHNGRTATHSYAHATANSYAHAASASTNYAHAALSSVLGSGFGSLNAPKPTPASDIRTSEQLNGPRLGQRASQPLATASSISVPKDAGPPSLQNSAPAFSPSVEVKAQRVENGPVTAHHMEMKLQPEPSAVLSQLAQRQQQSSILPTTEPPGLSHAPQVPTPPGHESSVPHMRDGVSPGVKLPGMEPSVTEPPQRQLKTQRRRVPPLSKIPSSAVEMPGSADIPGLNVQFGALDFGSEAGSGTGDMAQTSARERAQVQGPAPVPMSLPTAVPTHQPQTSLFSKQPGSVSDHMSSLPTLPLAVSDPNFPSPSLGLPSVTPSPSMGLPSAAAPQSSAAPTTASRVESSGPRSLPPHLAFSQSNDVPSAAVLTNGYSGMKTQSTQDTTSSSRTVKNESPVMTSDSGHHVSSPAVALSHSTPIPSLSSHVTSSHSSGSALATSSTLTQISNEESNSSGNLHAYSSSSQAVHSGSSAALAVTSSITNGLNHPSGAPGLTPNGTLSVAGNRTAPLLTTTSGKAPPNLAQGVPPLLANQYIMGPGGLLPAYPQIYGYEDLQMLQSRLPMDYYGVTFPGTTATMPGRESLANNPYSGEATKFGRNDSSSPAPPTSLSTAGVQSQPQQAPQAGTQGQGQGQQTQNQAFLNPPLPPGYGYTGLPYYAGVPGVPSAFQYGPAVFVPPAPAKQPAMGLANPSNQYHQQHQPSYGQHAYGTAFDDLSQAHGGEYSKGGYGGSAQTQAKSAGSGPGKAPGLSGSGTSGGVPDMGGSIYSKAQSFDKQGFHTGTPPPFSLPSALGGTGPLNPGGAPGYAPAPFLHILPPHQQPHSQLLHHHLTQDGQTGPGQRGQSSSMQQKTQGSKSSYGNSPYWAN from the exons atgatgaCTTCAGTGGTCAGCAATCAAGCCCGGGGGACTCGGGACAGAACGCTGCCCACcaccacacaaacaacacagccACAGAAACAGATACAG CCCACAGCAGAACAGATTCGTTTAGCCCAAATGATCTATGACAAAAATGATGCTGACTTTGAAGACAAGGTCAAACAG CTGATTGAGGTCACTGGGAAGACTCAAGATGAGTGCATGGTAGCCCTCCATGACTGCAACGAAGATGTGAACAGAGCAATCAATTTTCTGCTGGAGAGCACCTCTGACATA AACTCCTGGGAGACTGTGGGGAAGAAGCGGAGCCTTGGGAAAGAAGGAGGACCCTCAGAGATAAAGGAAAACagggagaagaaaggaggagagagggaggctAGTCGCGGACGTGGGGCATCCAACAGGAGGGGTAGAGGCATCAGCCGAGGGCGAGAAG GTCGGTTTGAGGAGAATGGGTTTGAGGTGGCTcctggagagagaggtggagacCGTGGACGCAGGGGGCGGGGCAGAg ggGCAGGGGTTCGCGGTAGAGGAAGAGCAGCGGCTGGCAACAGGTTCTCCTCCCAGGGAATGGG CATCTTCAATCCTGCTGACTACACAGCTAACTCTCGAGCTCGCCAGGAGGCATGGGACGGCAACGAAACTGCTGAGGGAACTG GAACATGGACAGGCAATGGGGAAGACTGGGCTTCAGAGGACTGGAATGAGGAT TTGTCTGAGACTAAAGTATTCACTGCCTCTTCTCCTCCAGCAAACCACATCGCACCTGGATCCAA TGTGGACCTGGCTAGCCTGCTGCCAAAGACTGGAGTGGCTGTCGGGGGTTCTATGGACTCTGACTTGGGGGCGATAGTTGATGGTCCCTCAGCCGAGGATTTGGGCCAAAGCCTGGTGTTCACCAATTCCCACCACAATGGACGCACCGCAACACACAGCTACGCACACGCCACAGCCAACAGCTACGCCCATGCTGCCTCTGCTAGTACCAACTATGCACATGCTGCGCTG TCCTCAGTCCTGGGTTCTGGTTTTGGGTCCCTGAATGCGCCTAAGCCAACGCCTGCCTCTGACATCAGGACATCGGAGCAGCTCAACGGCCCTCGGCTTGGTCAGAGAGCCAGTCAGCCATTGGCCACCGCCAGCAGCATTAGTGTTCCCAAAGATGCGGGGCCACCTTCACTACAGAACTCTGCTCCTGCTTTCTCCCCCTCTGTAGAAGTTAAGGCTCAAAGAGTGGAGAACGGCCCTGTTACCGCCCACCACA TGGAGATGAAGCTTCAACCAGAACCATCAGCGGTGCTCAGCCAGCTGGCTCAGAGGCAACAACAGTCCTCCATCCTTCCAACCACAGAGCCTCCAGGTCTGTCGCATGCTCCACAGGTCCCCACACCGCCAG GTCATGAGTCCTCTGTTCCGCATATGAGAGATGGAGTTTCTCCAGGAGTGAAGTTGCCTGGCATGGAGCCTTCTGTTACAGAACCCCCTCAGcggcagctaaagacacagaggcGCAGAGTACCTCCCCTCTCAAAG ATACCATCGTCTGCAGTGGAGATGCCGGGCTCGGCAGATATACCTGGCCTGAATGTTCAATTTGGGGCTCTTGATTTTGGGTCTGAGGCTGGTAGTGGAACAGGAGACATGGCGCAGACGTCAGCCAGGGAACGTGCCCAAGTTCAGGGCCCAGCTCCAGTACCTATGTCTCTCCCTACTGCTGTTCCCACACATCAGCCGCAGACCAGCCTGTTCTCCAAGCAGCCAGGAtctgtgag TGACCACATGAGCAGCTTACCCACCTTACCCTTAGCTGTATCAGATCCCAACTTCCCCTCACCATCCTTGGGCTTACCCAGTGTCACGCCCTCCCCCTCCATGGGTCTTCCCAGTGCAGCTGCTCCACAATCTTCGGCAGCTCCTACCACAGCCAGTCGTGTGGAGAGCAGTGGTCCAAGGTCCCTGCCACCTCATCTGGCCTTCTCTCAGAGCAACGATGTCCCCTCAGCTGCTGTCCTTACA AATGGCTACAGTGGAATGAAGACACAGAGCACACAGGACA CTACGTCATCGTCTAGAACAGTGAAAAATGAGTCTCCCGTTATGACGAGTGACAGTGGCCACCACGTCTCCTCCCCTGCAGTTGCACTTTCCCACTCAACACCCATCCCCTCGCTCAGCAG TCATGTGACCAGTTCTCACTCATCTGGATCGGCCCTCGCCACGAGCTCCACCCTTACT CAGATAAGTAACGAGGAGAGCAACAGTAGCGGCAACCTCCATGCCTATTCGTCGTCCAGCCAAGCTGTCCATTCCGGTTCTTCGGCTGCCCTGGCTGTCACAAGCTCAATCACCAATGGCCTCAATCACCCCTCTGGAGCACCTGGACTAACTCCTAATGGCACACTCTCAGTTGCAGGAAACCGCACGGCACCCCTGCTCACAACCACCTCTG GTAAAGCTCCTCCAAACTTGGCCCAAGGGGTTCCCCCTCTCTTGGCCAACCAGTACATCATGGGCCCTGGTGGCTTGCTCCCTGCTTACCCG CAGATCTATGGATACGAGGATTTGCAAATGCTGCAGTCTCGCCTTCCTATG GATTATTATGGTGTAACATTCCCTGGTACTACGGCTACTATGCCTGGAAGAGAGAGTCTGGCCAACAATCCATATTCTG GGGAAGCAACAAAGTTTGGCAGAAATGATTCGTCATCTCCAGCTCCCCCAACCAGCTTGTCCACAGCCGGGGTGCAGTCCCAGCCCCAGCAGGCTCCGCAAGCAGGAACACAGGGGCAGGGCCAGGGTCAGCAAACACAGAACCAGGCCTTCCTCAACCCCCCTCTGCCTCCTGGCTATGGATACACTg GTCTTCCGTACTACGCTGGTGTGCCTGGGGTTCCTTCAGCCTTTCAGTATGGCCCGGCAGTCTTTGTGCCTCCTGCTCCGGCCAAGCAACCTGCAATGGGCCTGGCCAATCCCTCTAATCAGTATCACCAACAGCATCAGCCAAGTTACGGACAGCACGCATATGGCACAG CCTTTGATGACCTGTCTCAAGCCCACGGTGGAGAGTACAGTAAGGGAGGGTACGGAGGCTCTGCCCAGACGCAGGCCAAGTCAGCGGGCAGCGGCCCAGGGAAAG CACCAGGGCTATCAGGGTCGGGTACCAGTGGAGGAGTTCCTGACATGGGTGGTTCAATCTACAGCAAAGCTCAG TCATTTGACAAGCAGGGCTTCCACACGGGGACACCGCCTCCCTTCAGCCTTCCTTCAGCGCTGGGAGGAACAGGGCCCCTGAACCCTGGGGGGGCTCCTGGCTATGCCCCTGCTCCCTTCCTGCATATCCTGCCACCGCACCAACAGCCCCACTCCCAGCTGCTGCACCATCACCTCACACAGGATGGACAG ACTGGTCCTGGTCAGCGTGGCCAGTCCAGCAGCATGCAGCAGAAAACCCAAGGCAGCAAGTCCAGCTATGGCAACTCCCCCTACTGGGCCAACTGA